The Choristoneura fumiferana chromosome 5, NRCan_CFum_1, whole genome shotgun sequence region actactactacatttttttacttgGAAATAAACGTAGTTAATAACAGTTATTGAGAAAAACGATCAGTACTAAACTTGATTAAAAACCAAGAAACCGACTTCCGCTgtttatacagggtggcccatttagatcggtcagtatgggaaagtctgaaactataagacatactaaaacaaagatctgttcttaggtaccatgccatcgattttaataacaagaaaaactgcattcgtaCATTAAATTGTACTCAACtctggaatcgaacccggaagttttgaaaaacaaaacttacattattaaagaatatgaaaacaatccattttattcattctagatatcatATTTCAAAGTAACAATTATTGCTTATGATTATGACCcacactatcgatatccaaatagaaataatgtgttttttttttaaaacaacctgaggccgtattgcctaacgttactgacgctcgcgatcgcaatcaaatgacagatttccaatacaaaaactgtcactttattgcgatcgcgaacgtcagaaacgttagacatggcctctggttcgattcccgtactgataacaagtttttttttaaatgttagaatgcagtttttcttgttactaaaatcgatgacatggttcctaagaacagatcttcgtatgtattatagtttcagactttaccatactgaccgatctaaatggaccacctgtacctatgtaaatattggctattgtaagtatttttatgaattaaattgttataaggaaaaatatgtattattccTGAAATTATCTATCAATACTTGAAATACGTGATAGTCATAATGTTTCAAATGTATTCTTAGAACGTGAATCGATGACACGGTCGGTCGTATTGAACACGCCGCCTCAGCACAACCCGCACGCGTCATCGCTAACGGCACGTACTGCTGTACTTACCTGCGTTGGGAAGGGGTACAGCTAAACATTTAATGAATTTAGTATAAATGCTCCAGTAGATCACACTTAGCATCACACAACGATAGCACACAATGAAGACCTTAGTTGTGCTATCTGCTCTGGCGGCAATCGCCATAGCAGGCCCGACCATCCCGATCGACGAAACAACCGACTTCGATGTCACCAAAATCGGGAAACGGTCACCGACCCTGCACAAGGGTTACGGTCATATCGTCGCGCCCATCCACCCCGTGCCCGTGGTCCACCACACCTACGTGCAGCCCGTGATACCGCACCACCTTGGACTGAAGAAGCCGCTGATCTTCAATCATCATCACGGACACCTTGGACACCATGGACACGTATTCCGTAGCGAAGACGAAGAAGTCGAAGCCCATTCAGCTGAATCCAAGGAAACTAAGAACAAGTGTATGAAGGAGATGGAAGCCAAGTGTGATGATGAAATCATTGCTAAGTCCAGCGAGCTCACTGACGGCGTCCAAATAGACGACAGCGAGGATGACATATCAGAGAGTGAAGTAGCACAGAGCTTGCAAATGGCTAAAGAAGCTGTTAACGCCTTGCAAAAGAAGCTGCAAAGAGCTGAACAGAATTCAAGAATGACTCAATGGAAACAAGGTGATTTTGAATCTGACGTCAAATTGCAGAGAGAGGTTGAGACCGCTAAACAAGCTCTGGATCAAATGCAACTTAACTTCGGAAACTTGGAATCAATGAACGTGCAAATGCACGCAAGCGCATTCAAGGAAGCAGATGTGCCAAAAACACATTTGGAGTTAACCAAGTCAGAGGAGGAAAGAATAGCTCAATGGAAAGATGCCATTGAAAATATCGAGATGAACGTAGAATTGGTAAAGAATATAGAAGACAGTTTTCAAAACACACAGCACATCGAAATGAAATCTGCTGCTCTTGAAAACAGTTCATTCCACAAACAGGCGAGGAGTGAAAATCAACCATCATCTCTTGCTGTTGCAACACATGCAGAACAGAGTGGTTTCAGCAAAGATGCCACTGAAATGAGAATAGACGGCAAATCGGCAGATAGTACATCTAGCTGGAAGGCACATGGAAAGTCCGCTAACATCGAGTCATCTAATTTAAAAACTGACTTGGAATCATCAGCTTCGACATTGAGTGAATCAACCGCAGCTCTTCACAGCACAAATGAGCATAAAGAGCAATCTGTGAGAAATGAGCAAGGTCAATCGTTTGGAAGAAGACAAAAGGAAATTCATAGCGGTCAAGGCAGCCACGGATTAGTTCAATCACAAACAAATCTTGGCATTTCTCACAATCAACATCAACTATCATCTTCTCAGAATCATCAGCAATTATCATCTTCTCACAATCATAATCAGTTATCTTCTTCTCACAACGCGAGGCAGCTGGCTCTTGGTCACGgaaatattcaaaatttcaaagatGATCATTCCATGATTGCGACTGAAGCCAAAATGGGTGACAAACAGATGTCCTCTCAATTGGTTAAAACGACAAAATCAAGCGAAGGCTCAGAACTTAATGTGGATCATGAAAAGATTGGTCCTACTATCGATACCACTAATTTGATGAAATCCGCTGATCACCAAATTCAAGCCAAAGTAATTGATAATTCCGAAAACCTAGAAAAAAGTTCATTAAAAAATGAAGCATCTAAATTTGAGAACTCTACTTTGAAACACGAGGAAATAGAAGCCAAGAGCTCTCACTTCGACAACTCCGAAGCAAGCAGAATTCCGTCCATCGATACTTCGCTAAGCTCCAATGATCAAGGTAAAAGTGCCGAACATGAAAAGTTGATG contains the following coding sequences:
- the LOC141428014 gene encoding uncharacterized protein, which codes for MKTLVVLSALAAIAIAGPTIPIDETTDFDVTKIGKRSPTLHKGYGHIVAPIHPVPVVHHTYVQPVIPHHLGLKKPLIFNHHHGHLGHHGHVFRSEDEEVEAHSAESKETKNKCMKEMEAKCDDEIIAKSSELTDGVQIDDSEDDISESEVAQSLQMAKEAVNALQKKLQRAEQNSRMTQWKQGDFESDVKLQREVETAKQALDQMQLNFGNLESMNVQMHASAFKEADVPKTHLELTKSEEERIAQWKDAIENIEMNVELVKNIEDSFQNTQHIEMKSAALENSSFHKQARSENQPSSLAVATHAEQSGFSKDATEMRIDGKSADSTSSWKAHGKSANIESSNLKTDLESSASTLSESTAALHSTNEHKEQSVRNEQGQSFGRRQKEIHSGQGSHGLVQSQTNLGISHNQHQLSSSQNHQQLSSSHNHNQLSSSHNARQLALGHGNIQNFKDDHSMIATEAKMGDKQMSSQLVKTTKSSEGSELNVDHEKIGPTIDTTNLMKSADHQIQAKVIDNSENLEKSSLKNEASKFENSTLKHEEIEAKSSHFDNSEASRIPSIDTSLSSNDQGKSAEHEKLMKLSDQMVGQSQQSEVAAALQHMPSGQLEKSKQLHSFSVHGKSADGVSDSASLQISPNGLHSGFKSSLDVPKSKSWKDASFHASSRGAYGSGLSLGGGYGASSYGASGYGAGATSGAGAVGVFPNAHVGNCAIPLLLSCSPNVAAGHLAKSHSSYSAPSYASQSYRNTETTNTHSKRDITKIGSPTKVKRTPIRNLKQKSILITDRL